Proteins found in one uncultured Desulfuromonas sp. genomic segment:
- a CDS encoding DUF4242 domain-containing protein codes for MPTFVVERDLEGAGWLSAEQLEGIAHRACEIVDAMDHQVTWVESYVTEDKFYCVYIAPDVAAVQEHAMRGELPISRVAEVFKKFGPEADHA; via the coding sequence ATGCCAACATTTGTTGTTGAACGAGATCTCGAAGGTGCTGGCTGGCTGTCAGCCGAACAACTCGAAGGCATCGCCCATCGCGCGTGCGAAATTGTCGATGCCATGGATCATCAGGTGACCTGGGTGGAAAGCTACGTCACCGAAGACAAGTTTTACTGCGTGTATATTGCACCTGACGTGGCCGCGGTGCAGGAACATGCCATGCGAGGGGAGCTTCCGATCAGCCGAGTGGCTGAGGTGTTCAAAAAATTTGGGCCGGAAGCAGACCACGCCTGA
- the moaA gene encoding GTP 3',8-cyclase MoaA yields the protein MKLIDRYGRKINYLRLSITDRCNMRCRYCMPAHGVEKVTHDDVLSYEELYRISKAAVATGIEKIRVTGGEPLVRKGVVPFLEHLSRIDGLKQLVLTTNGLMLNEMAYDLKQAGVKHLNVSLDSLNANTFAEVTRGANLVKVLAGLAAAERVGLPVKLNMVVMRGVNDHEIERFAELTRDKPLAVRFIEYMPALKEPGWQKLSLSGHEVLERLGERYRLNAVDRHELAGPACEYRIPGAKGTIGVITPITGHFCKSCNRIRVTSTGQARSCLFSEKGVDLKPILDSDDQLALQGALRTVVTLKPDMHNVSVDQCDHTAFAMSNIGG from the coding sequence ATGAAACTGATCGACCGCTACGGGCGAAAAATCAATTACCTGCGACTTTCCATCACCGACCGCTGCAACATGCGTTGTCGCTATTGCATGCCGGCGCACGGTGTAGAAAAAGTCACCCATGACGATGTGCTCAGCTATGAAGAACTCTATCGCATCTCTAAAGCTGCTGTTGCTACCGGCATTGAAAAGATTCGCGTCACCGGCGGAGAACCGCTGGTCCGTAAGGGGGTTGTCCCTTTTCTTGAGCACCTGTCGCGCATTGACGGCCTCAAACAACTGGTGCTGACCACCAATGGCCTGATGCTCAACGAGATGGCCTATGATCTCAAGCAGGCCGGTGTCAAACACCTCAATGTCAGTCTCGATTCCCTCAATGCCAACACCTTTGCCGAAGTCACCCGTGGTGCCAACCTGGTGAAAGTTCTTGCCGGTCTGGCGGCTGCCGAGCGTGTCGGTTTGCCGGTCAAGCTCAACATGGTGGTGATGCGCGGTGTCAATGATCATGAAATCGAGCGTTTTGCCGAGCTGACCCGCGACAAGCCGCTGGCGGTACGCTTCATCGAATACATGCCCGCCCTCAAAGAACCGGGCTGGCAGAAGCTATCACTGTCCGGCCATGAGGTGCTTGAGCGACTGGGCGAGCGCTATCGTCTTAATGCCGTGGATCGTCATGAACTGGCCGGTCCGGCCTGTGAATACCGTATTCCCGGAGCCAAGGGGACCATCGGCGTCATTACGCCGATCACCGGTCATTTCTGTAAGAGCTGCAACCGCATTCGCGTCACCTCAACCGGCCAGGCGCGTAGCTGCCTGTTTTCGGAAAAAGGGGTGGATCTCAAGCCGATCCTCGACAGTGACGATCAACTGGCCCTGCAGGGGGCATTACGCACCGTGGTGACACTCAAACCGGATATGCATAACGTCAGTGTCGATCAGTGCGATCACACCGCTTTTGCCATGTCCAATATCGGCGGTTGA